One Ranitomeya imitator isolate aRanImi1 chromosome 4, aRanImi1.pri, whole genome shotgun sequence genomic window, agtaaacggctgcccactctccccagtcccacaagcccgctgtcttggggtaatccttgacactgatctctcctttaaaccacatatccaagccctttccacttcctgccgcctccaactcaaaaatatttcacggatccgcacattcctaaaccaagaatttgcaaagaccctagtccatgccctcatcatctcccgccttgactactgtaacctcctgctctgtggcctcccctctaacactcttgcacccctccaatctattctaaactctgctgcccgactaatccacctgtccccccgctattccccggcctctcccctatgtcaatccctgcactggctccccatcacccagagactccagtacaaaagcctaaccatgacatacaaagccatccacatctgtgacctcgtctcccggtactttcctgcacgcaacctccgatcctcacaagatctccttctctactcccctattatctcctcttcgcacaatcgcatacaagatttctctcgtgcatcccccctactctggaattctctaccacaacatatcagactctcgcctaccatcgaaaccttcaaaaagaacctgaagacccacctcttccgacaagcctacaacctgcagtaaccaccgattgaccaaaccgctgcacggccagctctaccctcacctactgtatcttcacccatcccttgtaaattgtgagccctcgcgggcagggtcatctctcctcctgtaccagttgtgacttgtattgttcaagattattgtacttgttttattatatatacccctcctcacatgtaaagcgccatggaataaatggcgctataataataaataataataataataatacatttatgGCCAGAAAATGAAGGGCTATGCTGCGCATGTTGAGTTCACAATTAATTGTCAAATGTTTAATATTAAATTGTGCTTTTATTTATATTAAGTATCCTCTTGGCATTTATCATAGGGGAACATGAAAAAGAAAGGTACCTAAATTGTGTCTATTTCATGTACCAAGTACAACACTAGTCATCTGGGGGGTGACCTCACTGCTGCGGAGTTAAATATAACTCAGTAACTCAAGGAACCTGATTGAAGTCTTTATATCATATTATGATCGGTTATATTATCCCCGGGAATGTAGAAAGAACGCATGCGCAGTGGCTGTAGTACATGTGGGGAGTGCAGCATGCTCCTGTGCTGGTATAAGGATAATTAACACCTAAATATGGACTGCACCTGCGCACTAATAGAATAAACATCTCTGGAGGTGAATGATGATTGGAGTGGCGCAGGCGCAATAGGTGAAATGCACACCTGAAGCGCAATAACGTCAGCGCATGCGCAGGTGTTTGCACCTGCGCACATGTACTAGAGGAAGTGTGGGCACTTAATTTTGATCACGTGCTCCTGTGCGGGTATAAGTATGTACAACACCTGAATAttgtcggcgcctgcgcactagcaAAGTTAGCGCCTTCAGTGGTGAATGGTGATCGGAGTGGCGCAGGCGCAGTAGGTGAAACGCACACCTTAAGCACAATAATGTCAGCGCATGCGTGGGTTTTTACACCTGCGCACTTGTACTGCAGAAAATGTGGTCACATAATCTGGATTAAGTGAGTCGTCTGGAACGCTGGATGGGAACCGGATGTGCGGTGTATTGACACGCACGCTAAGTAACCAGATGATGCAAATGAATGGACAATGAACAGGCTATAAAACATATGTACTTTAGCACTCGTCCTGAGGCATTATATCAAGAGGGGAACTGCCCTGAGGTGCTAAGGACTATATCGGTTGAAACCTATCATCTATGAGAAGCTAAGTAGCCCTTTGGCAATCTTTTTACTCCTGATGAGCCTCATATTtatagaggggaaacgcgtcgagtttaCAAGGGATATACTTATGAGCGTGTAGGTGACAGACCTATTAAAGTTCTTCTAAGGGACTTGTTTGGGATTTCAAATGTCGGTGTATAGATTGGATTTGGTATCTGGACCTATGAATCATCAAATCATTAACTGATACCTTGTCTTGTGTATATGAATTGTGAATGAGTGCCACATCAAGGGGACTCATACATGTAGAAGAAACCCCGAGAAACATTTTTTTGATCCTTTAAAACACTAAAGCACCTTAACTAATTTTGCCCTCAACTGTTTAACAAGGGAGAGGGTAGAGGATAGCCgctgaggagcgggggcgccacttgcGTACCAAAATAGGGTGTCAACCTTTGCTGACAGGTAGGGGCAGGATAGATGTAATCAGAGATCTGCCATTCTGCCGATGTGGACTAAAAAAATATGATAATTTCGGCACCGTATGTATGATGAACACTGTCTTATCCCATCCTACAAGGGCTCATTAGGGATAGTCGACGGTAGgcaggggcgccatttgcgcaggtgataaggtgccaacctccgctgacaggtagggtgcATATAGTGAAGTGTAGGGTCAGGCaccaccctggtcttttctattgTATGTTGTTATTATGGTGATGGTTTATGTAGTGCACCAAAtgagatttttaaaaaatataattaataaaagGTAATTTTTTATCCATTAAGCACTGGGGATTTCTCTGTGAATTCTTTAAGAGATGTAATGATGCAGCACTGTGGAAAGGGCTGGTAGGATGGTAAACCAAGATGAGGAAATATAGGGCAGCGCGCACTGAAGAGGGGAcaggtaggatggtagacagaTGATGGGGTGATGTAGGGATGGAGTACTCTGGGGAGGATCGGTAGGGTAGTAGACGGAGATGAGGAGATGTGGGGCAGTGCAGCAATGTGGAGAGAGCGAGTAGGGTGGTAGACAGTGATGAGGAGAGCGGAGATTTTAAATGGTGctctgtggagagctttgtaggtgagTATTCAAAATTTACATTGTATTCAATAGTGAAAGCAAAGCCAGAGTCAAGGTAGTGCAATGAGTGTTGCAAGGTAGAGGTAGTGCAATGAGTGGTGCAAGGTAGACATAGTGCAGTGGCTGATACAGGAGATGTCAGTGCAGAGATCAGTGCAAAGTAGAGAAGGTGCAGAGATTGGTTCAGGGTAGAGACAGTGAAGTGGCTGTTACAGGGTAGAGGCAATATAGTGTATTTCTGCCCCTAAAACTGAATCAAGTGCATCTCTTTCAGCCAGAAAATCTTTTGGCTACACTGATGAGGGTTCAGTATTCCAAAATATCTATCTTTCATGGATTTCTGGCTTGGCTACTTTGCTAGTTAtgttgcaagacttgttaaaggatTTTACACTGATTTAACGGATAGCTGCCTATTTTTTATTCTCAAATTCTTTTAATATAACCTCAAGACACTGGGCGTGGTGTCCAGAAGCTACAGTAGTAACTCTGAGATGGAAATATCAGGATTAGGTATATTAGTAGAGGGTAGAAACACAAGAAACtcagatttttgaaaaatccaacgTTAGGTAGAGAATACATAACAGCTTCGTTATAATGGCCAGATGGTGCAGCATCCATTAAAATTTTTAGGAAAGACCTATATCTTACTGCATTGCAACACAGGACCTTCACACAATGAAAGGGTTGTGTTTAGTCCAGTTATTGCTTTGGAATCTCAAGAACCAAATACCTTATAAATTACCCTGCCTGTCCTAATCTGCATGGCCTTGATTATTCACAATATTTGAATTTGGTAATGACTTTACTTGTTTGTACATGTTTTGATATCAGACACTTTCTTGTAACCTAAATTTAGTTTTTAGTTCCTGGGATCCCATAGACTTATCTTTAAGACTGCTCCATCTCTGGATACAGACAGTTACAAGGACCATTTTTACCTCCTGGTTCCTTAGACTGTAAATGAGAGGATTCAACATGGGTGTTATGACTGAGTAAAAGACGGAGGCCACCTTGTCTTGTTTCTCAAAGTTGTTGGAAGGAGGCCGTAGATAAGTGAGGAACACAGACACATAGAAGATCGAGGCGCAGATGACATGTGAGGAGCATGTGCTGAATGCTTTCTGTCTACCTCCGCTAGATTTAATCTGGAGAATGGCCACTAGGATATAGATGTATGACACTAGTATGGTGGCCAGCGAGCCTATGCTATAAGATCCTATAAAGGAAAGCATAATTATATCACAGGTGAAGGTCTTAGAGCAGGAGAGCTTAAGTACTGAAGGAATGTCACAGAAAAAGTGGTCAATAAGGTTTGATCCACAATATCGAAGTCTGAATATACAAGAGGTTTGCACTGAACATGGCAACAGGCCAAAGAAAAAAGCTGAAAGACCCAAAAGCGTGCATTTCTTTTTGGTGATTATGGACAAATAGTGAAGAGGGTGGCAGATGGCAACATATCGGTCATAGGACATATTGGAGAGGAGAAGAACCTCTGTGGCTGCACATGTAGAAAAGAAGAAATATTGAAGAGCACAACCATAGAAGGTGATGACCTTCCTTACAGAGACCAGGTCAGTAATCATCTTAGGAGTTACAGATGAGGAGTAGAAGAGGTCCACCACTGAGAGGTAACTGAGGAAATGATACATCGGGGTGTGGAGGGTGGATGTCTGATGGACAATTGTGAACAACCCAACATTTCCCACCACAGTTATAAAATAAACTAAGAGgaagaaaatgaaaagaaaaacagcAAGAGCTGGATCATGAGTCAGTCCGGTAAACTCAAACATGGTCACTTGGGTGTTGTTGATTTCGTTAATTCCAGATCTTTCTCTGTTGGGATGAAATCATTGACATTAATAACCAAGAGTATAGAGTTGGCCTAAATCAATGTGACAGGTAACTCTAAATGTTGAAGTCTTAAGGCATTTCTCTCCTCAATGTTTATGCTGATACAGTGAAGACTAGAGCTGGTCATAGGGAGAATTGTAATTTTGACCTCCAAAATATAGTGCATAATTGGTTACCAGGGCCGAGGTTGCACTACCTCTGTCCCCTTTATACTGTACCTAGACCCCTTCTCTTAAAATGAGAGGCTAGTTAGTT contains:
- the LOC138674883 gene encoding olfactory receptor 5AR1-like codes for the protein MCYFMHLIPAYTVISTFILNLSTRTFIDITITIHNTTTIFITIIHLIVTTIFIMIANYITTINIINNDTSVISIIILIVNNIIITIFFLSTTMFIITSFILTFTTIITIFIITTTIAIINSFILTTATVIINSFILITTTFIIITIFILTSTTVIVIIFILTTITTVIIHISFNCIITIITTLIITQCPSGIERSGINEINNTQVTMFEFTGLTHDPALAVFLFIFFLLVYFITVVGNVGLFTIVHQTSTLHTPMYHFLSYLSVVDLFYSSSVTPKMITDLVSVRKVITFYGCALQYFFFSTCAATEVLLLSNMSYDRYVAICHPLHYLSIITKKKCTLLGLSAFFFGLLPCSVQTSCIFRLRYCGSNLIDHFFCDIPSVLKLSCSKTFTCDIIMLSFIGSYSIGSLATILVSYIYILVAILQIKSSGGRQKAFSTCSSHVICASIFYVSVFLTYLRPPSNNFEKQDKVASVFYSVITPMLNPLIYSLRNQEVKMVLVTVCIQRWSSLKDKSMGSQELKTKFRLQESV